Proteins co-encoded in one Macrobrachium rosenbergii isolate ZJJX-2024 chromosome 54, ASM4041242v1, whole genome shotgun sequence genomic window:
- the LOC136834634 gene encoding flagellar attachment zone protein 1-like, which yields MERLQQLVGLADEDLDDDNSDYEDDSSVCEYDSSNCEDYSSDNEDDNSDDEEGDDSDSQGTPHPISQKTEDDAKKNENVIRLERENAEKDRMIEVLKKKVEGLTEGRMQMEQKIRDLERLNQENESQISSMPAEIEKLGKEMALKAKETEELIRENEDKNSTLIILESTVVVLEMEKETLHQDLKKMENDKNATQVLLNKLNEDLERLREDNRRKQNHVESLQKKNEDETLRINGLEDELQVLTYEKLRADENLKQLEECKTEIIERTKELEKLKEQNTQKDREILRLENECSLKQKEVIGLLEANKSVVTENVNRKLNEMTRRRAQLEFEMAETKEELETMEFEKLEALLELERLQEETLAKDAKIRSLEKEVLDRKQNMVKMVPKEPSVSERKVGKKNALDETRCLRKPQINCKDLYQQLDSIEKGIRQIRELEQHSTGTKRPSKALATTPTIKKP from the exons ATGGAGAGACTACAGCAACTGGTGGGACTGGCG GACGAAGATTTGGATGATGACAATTCTGATTACGAAGATGATAGTTCAGTTTGTGAATACGATAGTTCTAATTGTGAAGACTATAGTTCGGATAATGAAGACGATAATTCAGATGACGAAGAAGGCGACGATTCAGATAGTCAAGGAACACCGCATCCAATCAGTCAAAAGACAGAGGACGAcgctaagaaaaatgaaaacgtcATAAGACTTGAGCGAGAGAATGCAGAGAAGGATCGGATGATAGAAGTATTAAAAAAGAAGGTAGAGGGACTGACCGAAGGACGAATGCAAATGGAACAGAAGATAAGAGACCTGGAGCGGCTCAATCAAGAGAACGAAAGTCAGATCAGCTCAATGCCTGCCGAAATAGAAAAACTCGGAAAAGAAATGGCCCTCAAGGCCAAAGAGACAGAAGAGCTAATAAGGGAGAACGAGGATAAGAATTCTACATTGATTATTTTGGAAAGTACGGTCGTCGTTCTCGAGATGGAGAAGGAGACCCTGCATCAAGatctgaagaaaatggaaaatgataaaaacgcgACTCAAGTCCTACTAAACAAACTGAACGAGGACTTGGAGAGACTCCGAGAAGACAATAGAAGAAAGCAAAACCACGTGGAAAGTCtgcagaagaagaatgaggacGAAACCTTAAGGATCAACGGTTTAGAAGACGAATTGCAAGTTCTTACCTATGAGAAACTGAGGGCTGACGAAAATTTGAAACAGCTCGAAGAATGTAAAACGGAAATAATAGAGAGAACGAAGGAACtagaaaaactgaaggaacagaacacgcagaaagacagagagatccTCCGACTGGAGAACGAGTGCTCTCTGAAACAAAAAGAAGTCATCGGTTTGCTAGAGGCAAATAAGAGTGttgttacagaaaatgtaaatagaaaGCTGAATGAAATGACGAGGAGGAGAGCTCAACTTGAATTCGAAATGGCCGAGACGAAGGAAGAATTGGAGACTATGGAATTTGAAAAGCTGGAGGCACTCTTGGAACTCGAAAGACTCCAAGAAGAAACCTTAGCCAAGGATGCCAAGATCAGATCCTTGGAAAAGGAAGTCCTCGATAGAAAGCAGAACATGGTTAAAATGGTCCCGAAAGAACCGTCTGTATCTGAAAGGAAAGTTGGAAAGAAAAACGCTCTGGATGAAACTCGATGTCTGAGGAAACCTCAGATTAACTGTAAAGACCTCTACCAACAACTGGACAGCATCGAGAAAGGAATTCGTCAAATCAGGGAGTTGGAACAGCATTCAACTGGCACCAAAAGACCCTCAAAAGCCCTGGCTACAACTCCAACGATTAAGAAGCCCTAA